Proteins co-encoded in one Conger conger chromosome 4, fConCon1.1, whole genome shotgun sequence genomic window:
- the stx6 gene encoding syntaxin-6 has translation MSMEDPFFVVKGEVQKAVNTAQGLHQRWSELLQDPSSASKEEVDWTTNELRNSLRSIEWDLEDLDETISIVESNPRKFNLDAMELTKRKAFITSTRQTVKEMKDNMSRPVGQAMSDRKARQGLLGDGVSQGMAWQPGADKYTRLDRELQTANSQFMEEQQSQQQLIADQQDEQLELVSGTIGVLKNMSERIGNELDEQTVMLDDFSHEMDNTQSRLDNVMKKLAKVSHMTSDRRQWCAIGILLAILFVVLILFFVL, from the exons ATGTCAATGGAGGACCCGTTTTTCGTTGTCAAAGG TGAGGTGCAGAAAGCGGTGAATACAGCCCAAGGCCTACACCAGCGATGGAGCGAATTGCTGCAGGACCCCAGCAGTGCATCCAAGGAAGAGGTGGACTGGACAACCAATGAGTTGAGGAACAGCCTGAGGTCCATCGAATGGGACCTGGAGGACCTGGATGAGACCATCA GCATTGTGGAGTCTAATCCCAGGAAGTTTAATTTGGATGCGATGGAGCTGACCAAACGTAAAGCATTCATCACAAGCACTCGGCAAACCGTGAAG GAAATGAAAGACAACATGTCTCGTCCAGTGGGCCAAGCAATGTCAGACAGGAAAGCCAGACAG gGTTTGCTGGGGGACGGTGTATCTCAGGGTATGGCATGGCAACCAGGAGCAGACAAATACACCCGGCTGGACCGCGAGCTGCAGACCGCCAACTCGCAGTTcatggaggagcagcagtcccAGCAGCAG TTGATCGCGGACCAGCAGGATGAGCAGCTGGAGCTGGTGTCAGGCACCATTGGTGTGCTGAAGAACATGTCCGAGCGGATTGGGAATGAGCTGGATGAGCAGACTGT GATGCTGGATGACTTCTCCCATGAGATGGACAACACCCAGTCACGGCTGGATAACGTCATGAAGAAGCTCGCTAAGGTTTCCCACATGACCAGTG ACCGAAGACAGTGGTGTGCCATCGGTATTctcctggccatcctgtttgtGGTGCTCATCCTCTTCTTTGTTCTGTGA
- the ier5 gene encoding immediate early response gene 5 protein, with product MEYKVEAHRIMSISLGKIYNSRVQRGGIKLHKNLLVSLVLRSARQVYLSDYYGGVCLNAQQMEGREWGEREIMDSEQDKLVPEATDNSSPDNRQDGFALPTEEVAAEMADTAAQPQVEVTSPAGEQSSPAEITSKSDCSYQTTQEVDTDSVSASVDSRTGEVSVSCPVPAQCVNTGLSPNTKTTVEESPGECERLSASGRTVAAEECDSQEPKSHLPTAPVSCCTRKRSAEKSPRTTSPIKKTKLTASTTPVSPASSEDEGAEEMDTSNVSSLITIFGSSFSGLLSKDGAQAEPESEDSDSGAGQICCEQMLKNLNPWSTAIVAF from the coding sequence ATGGAGTATAAAGTGGAGGCACATCGAATCATGAGCATATCCTTGGGGAAAATCTATAATTCTAGAGTACAACGGGGCGGAATCAAACTTCACAAAAATCTTCTCGTCTCCCTGGTCCTTCGGAGCGCTCGGCAAGTGTATCTGAGCGACTACtatggtggtgtgtgtctgaacGCCCAGCAAATGGAAGGAAGGGAATGGGGAGAACGAGAAATAATGGACTCTGAGCAGGACAAATTGGTCCCGGAGGCTACGGACAACTCATCCCCAGACAACCGCCAAGACGGATTTGCGTTGCCCACAGAAGAGGTGGCAGCAGAAATGGCAGACACCGCCGCACAGCCACAAGTTGAAGTAACTTCTCCGGCCGGTGAGCAGTCGAGCCCTGCAGAAATTACTTCCAAGTCGGATTGTAGCTATCAAACAACCCAGGAAGTGGACACAGACAGTGTCTCGGCTTCTGTAGACTCCAGGACCGGCGAAGTATCGGTCAGTTGTCCAGTTCCAGCGCAATGTGTTAACACGGGACTGTCCCCAAATACAAAGACGACGGTCGAAGAAAGTCCGGGCGAATGTGAGAGGCTAAGCGCAAGTGGCCGTACGGTAGCTGCTGAAGAATGCGATTCCCAGGAACCAAAATCGCACCTCCCAACAGCACCGGTGTCGTGTTGTACCAGGAAAAGAAGTGCCGAGAAGTCTCCACGCACAACTTCCCCAATTAAAAAAACCAAACTGACTGCTTCCACCACCCCCGTTTCACCAGCCAGTAGTGAAGACGAGGGCGCAGAGGAAATGGACACAAGTAATGTGTCAAGTCTCATCACAATATTCGGTTCCAGCTTCTCTGGCCTGTTGAGTAAGGACGGTGCTCAGGCAGAGCCTGAGTCTGAAGACAGTGACTCAGGGGCCGGGCAAATTTGTTGTGAACAAATGCTCAAGAACCTTAACCCCTGGAGTACcgctattgtagcattttaa